Genomic DNA from Acidobacteriota bacterium:
ATGGCGAACTCCGTCGGGTTGGGGATACGCGGAGCAAACGGATCGACGTCCGGGTAGTCGCGGCGACCAACCGTTCCCTCGTCGACGAATGCGGCCGAGGTCGTTTCCGCCGCGATCTGTACTTCAGGCTTGCGGTCGCCAGAACGCCTATCCTCCCGCTGCGTGAACGTCCAGATGACATTGAAGCCCTCATAGAATACTTCTTGCTTCTGGGCCAATCCGAAAGGTCGACGGGCAAGCGAGTCCTTGGGATAAACCGCGCGGCACTCGCCTTACTGAAAAGCCATTCTTGGCCGGGGAACGTTCGTGAGCTCAGAAATGTCATTGCATATGCAGCGTCGATGAGTGATGGAGACGAGATTACCGAAGATGCGGTGGTCTCGGCATTGGCGTGCAAGCCGGGTGTCGAAAAAACACGAGGTGACACCATGGCGAAGCGAACCCTGAGCGCGCTCGCGGAGAATCAATGGAATCGCACCCGTACCGCGAGGCTCCTCGGGATAAATCGGTCGACCCTTTGGCGGCGGCTTCGCAAGTATGGTGTCGAATGAACGCGAACGGCCCTGCGCCTACGTTGCGTCCTGAACCGAACCGCCTGCACCCAGGCAGTGCGCTTGCTGGATTGGCGCAACCGCACCCCGGCAGCGGGCAGCGCTAGCGCGTGCAGCTACCCTTTAATGGACGCAGACTCCCGGCCCAGCCGACCCTCGGGCCATCCAGACTCTCCAGACTCAGTTCTATCCAGCGACCCTCCGATTCTTCGGCGCCGTACGTGATTGACCAGAACAACTGGCCCTTCGTCGCGGCTACGTTGAACACCTCTAATAACGTTCCGTTAGTTACCTCCAGCGAGAACAGCTTCGGCGCCGGGCCCGGAGGTTCACGAGATGGACGCTCAGGAACAGTCGGATCGATCAGGTGCAACAACGCGCGGCTCACAGACGCGGTGGTCAAAGCCTGTCGCTCGAATGCGACCTGACGATTCAGGAAATGGTTACAGTCATCCCAGGCTGCTCTCGACCGCATCGTCACGACGCCGAAGACCTCGCGCCACTCGTACCGCGGATCCAGAGCAATCAGCGTGTCGAGCGCCTGCCTGACGGTCATGCCTCGCAGGTCCACGCTATCGCGCAGCCGCGAGTCCACCGGAGGATCGAGCGCTTCCTCGAATCCCGTCGAGACGCGCGCGACTCTGGAGAGGATCGACATTCGTGACTTGATGACCTCCTCCGGCTTCGACGCATCTTTCGTAACCTCGATGCGCATGGGTGCGGTGATGCGCCGGTCGAGCCCTGCGCCTTGGCCCTTCAGCCCCATCGGCGCCACACTCAGAAGACAGAGGAGTCCAACTGACATTCGAACGACAAAACCCCCTGGCACCTCGCCACCTCCCGACAGTCTCACGGCTGCCACGCCTACTCCCAAGGACCCGTCAACTGCAGTTATTGTAGTGGGCACCAGCAACGGTGGCATCGAGAAGCGTGTACCCCTCACCCGTTGCGTAGAACTGGTATCCGTGAATGACCGTCGAACCGTTGAACTCCGTCAACGCGTTGTTTATCACCGACGTCCGCCGCGTCGGGTCCCCGAAATCGTCGTTATGAAAAGCCGCCTGCGTCATTCCAGACGCGTACAGCTCGTCTTTGAAGAGCGGGCCGAGAATGCACGAGTCCACGTACCAATGCGTATTAAACGGCGGTGGCAGTGGCGCCGGATAGGCGGCCCAGCAGTTCTTCGATTGCCGGGCGTTCCATTTGCACCCGGTGGGCGAGTCATCACGGCTCCAGTCTAATGTATTGTCCGTCCGCGTGAGTTCGACCGGAGCCGGGTCCCACGTGATCGCCCTCGAGAAGCCGTTGCCACTGCAAAGCCGGTCTGGCGGGCAGTAAGTGCACACCGGCGGCGGTTCTTCGGCGGGCAACACCATGCGTTGCAGTCCGACGAGGGTGGTCTCGTCTTCGGCGACAGGTGCCTGCGACAACAGCTGTTCGTAGCGCTGCCACCCGCCTTCGTGCTGGAGCCGCCCCTTGAGCCGCTCCAGATATGCGCGAACGGCCGGGTCGCGAAAGGGATGGCCGTTCAGTGGGAAGGCGCGATATGTGCCAGCCCGCGTGTCCGCCATCACGTAATAGATGAACGCCCCCCTGCGGCCCTCCGCACGGACCCGAATATGTAATCGCTGGCTGTTGTCGGGAAATGTCTCAAGAGCGACCCCAGCCAAGTGAACAGCGCTCCCCGGATCGGGCGCCAGTGACCGGATGACGGCCTGCGATGTCGGCTGCTCCTGAACGGGGGGTGTGGAGTCGGCGGCGCGTGTCGGGCCTACGACAACAGGGGCGCCGACGAGCACGGCTAACAACATGACGCGTAGCATGGTAATCTCCTCCTTCCGCGACTCAAATGCAGGCACAGCGCGCCCGACTGTGCTCGCGCGTTCCTGCGATCAATCGGTGCCGGACATTCTCGAGCGCCCAGTACATGTGAACGGTGAGCACGAAGGATCCGCTCCTCGTGCTGCCATCCGTCGCTCTGGCGGCGAGCCTCCGCACCAGCTCCGCCGAGTCGGTCGGCGTGGGGTGAGCAGGCGAGTATCCCCAGTCGCGAGAATATGGAGAGCCACAGAACCCGATTTGGACCAGATGCGCGAGCAGCGACAGAGAAGACCGGGTTTCCGGCTCGTTCGCGAGTGCGATGTCGACCAGCTCTCCGTGCAGCCGTTGGGCTTCTTGTCCATACCGGACCATGTAAGAGGCGGCCGTCGGATCCTGACTGAATACATCCTGGACCACCACGAGCATGGCCAGAGTGTGGACCCCGTACTCGGTAAGGTAGTTGACGGACGGATCCGTGCGAGCGTGGGAGGCATACGCCAACTGGTTTGCTATGAGTTCTGGAAGCGACTGCAGTCGATCCGACTCGTCACGCCACGTTGTTGTGAAGGGCTTTGGAGCCCGTTGTGGAGCGATTGCCAGGGCCTGTATGTACCAAGACAGGTCGAGGGCGGTCAGGCGTCGAGTCAACTGACGGCGCACGTCCGAGTCGCACCACTCTTCGTCTGTCGCGTGGCCACCTCGAGCGGCGCGCGTTCGATCCGCAAGGGCCGATCGCATGAGCATCGCCGCCAAGCCGTACCCGCTCTTGCGTTGCTCGAATTCGACGACTTCGGTGGGGCCGTCTGTGCACGGCGGGTTGGACCAAGCGCCGGAAACAGTGAGCAGCGCCAAGAGTACCTGCGCCGCATGCCCCTCGTTCGGCCGGACAGGCGGTGCGTCCGAGGCAGGCGGCGCATCGGCGCATACACGACGAGCGAGCTCCCGCCGAGCGAGATTGCCACTGTCGGAGCCGGCGATATCCGCGGCGAGCGCCAGTGCGTGGACGTCGGCGCGCTCCGGCTCCACTCGCATCACCGGCTCGAGCTCCTCGCGCAGACTCCAGATGGCGCTCTCGACACGGTGGAGCAAATCTGATTGTTCAAAGGCGCTCACATCGGCCTGACCGCAATATGGCAGGCACGCGACCGTGAGGGCTGTACTCGCGTTCACGAGCACGGGAAGAAGGCCCACCGAGTGCCCGTGAAGACGCTTAAATCCTGTGATGCGCATGCCGTCGTCGGCTCCTGGGTGCCGGCGACCCAAGAGACAAGTTCGTTTTCTCACGGTAATCCACAAGACGATGCCCCATGGGGCATCCCGCAGCTACGCGGCCAAGTCGGTAAACGCGAGTTGTATCGTTAGCCGTCAATGTGGCGGCTTCGCCCGCACAGAAGGGCAACTCTCGTACCCGTCCTTCACGAACGAACCCGCGCGACGGAAAGCCGAATTCACGTTCGATTCTGACGCTCGACGCGAATCGCGGATTGCGGATTGGTGCGCGACGCATCATAGCGTTGCGCAACAGCTTGTTGCGTCGCGCAACTTGGGCGTCGCCGGATTCCCGAAGGAGGGCCATGCATTCTCGACCATTTCCTCTGACTTGTCCGGTCGCCTGAGCGCGTGGCGTGCACCGTCAGGCGCGCTAGCTGCCACCGGTGATCTGTCTGTGCTTTCGTCTCCCGGTGTAGTCGACGGAGCGTCGAAAGGCGCTCGGCAGCCGTCACTGAGTGCGCCGCGAAGGCGGTTTGCCCGGCCGGGCGCCCCGCTCGAGAAAGCTGGGTCCGCCATCACCGTCATCGGGACGCTCCTTCGCATCGTTGCCGAGCCGCAGCTGGAGGGGAGGCCATTACAGTTCCCGCCCTCCGACCACTCGTAGGTGTTACCGGTGAAGGGACCGATGACGTTCCGGGCGCGCACGAGATTGGCAACGCAGGAGCCATCGTCCGGCCCGCGCCCTCATCTCCTTGCAAGAACTTGCAAGTCTTTCCGGAACACGCGGCTACGAGCGGCCTCGAACTGCCGAGCGGCGTGAGGGCCGACCCCGATTTTCCGGGGTCGGCTGCGTTGGGCTGTCATCGGTGCCGGCCTGTCACGCCGGAGGTCGCGAGTTCGAGTCTCGTCGGCCCCGCCAATTACATCTGGGTCTCAATCGCCCGCAAGTAGCTGAAGGCGGGTGCGGTTACGGCGAGAGATGGCGCCACCGACATTAGGACGTGAGCAACCCCCCGGGGCCGGGGTCCGGTCGCTGCCCGGTCAAAACCGGGGGTTGCTCACGCCCGCATTGGCAGCGCGGACTGCGAGCGCCCGATTGCGGCCGACAAAGAGCGCTGTCCGCTGTGGGCTCGTTGCACCACGAGTAAATCGTTGACAGTGTGGTCGATGCGGCTGCGCGAGCCTTCTTCCGTTCAGGTGGCGGTACACCGAACGGCAAGCAGACGACCGTTCACGACAACGACAACCACCGCCTTTTGTCGCGCCTCGCGGCGTCAGCCGTTTCATGGCCCGAGTCCGCAATCCTGCATGAAGACCGGCTCCGAAACCGACTCGAACGTGCCTCTACCGGACTACCATGGTCGAGTGATGATGGCCCGTGCCGGAGGCCTTCTTGTGGCGGCGAACGGGTCTCACGAGGTGTCGATTCGTGGCGATTGTGGAGGTCCATCCGGAGCGTATTGACGGCCCTTGGGCTGAGGGGTTCGTGCTGGATCGGCACGTCGTTTCAAGCCGTCCGATCGGGTATCTCGGTGAGCACATGCAGTTCGAAACAACGCGCTCGCCGCTTGGCGAACTCGTGTATCAGTTGAAGTATCGAAACGGCAGGCTGAATGACATTATCGAGACTGCCGTCGCTTTCATCACAAAACGGTGGAGCGGCCTTGTCGACTGTGTGGTCCCGCCGCCGCCCTCCTTGCACCGGACGAAGCAGCCGGCTGTGCTCATCGCTGAGGGAGTCGCCACGAGTCTCGGAGTCCCGTCCCTGGCATCCGCGGCGATCAAGACCACGGCGACGCCGCAGATGAAGAACGTCCCGTTGCACGAGCGGGCCCCGCTGCTCTCGGCGGCCATCCAGGCGGGCACCGACGTTTTCGTCGCTGGTTCACGGCAGATCTCGCGGCTTCCCGCCGAGGTAAAGACCCGTCTCGACACGATGGTCGAGAAGGGCTTTCAGATCCTCGTCGGTGACGCGAACGGTGCCGACAAGGCGGTTCAGCGGTATCTTGCCGACAAGTCGTATCCGAACGTCCTCGTGCACTGCATGAAGGACCACTGCCGGAACAATGTCGGGGGCTGGCCCACCCGCCAGCTGGTGGCCCCGCATGGCGCCAGGGGTTTCGAGTACTACTCCATCAAGGACCGTGCGATGGCGGAGGCGGCTGAGTACGGACTCATGCTCTGGGACGGCAAGAGCAAGGGCACAGTCAACAACGTCGTCAACCTGTCCCGCGATCACAAACCGGTGGTTGTGTACGTCGCGCCTACAAAGCAGTTCCGCACCGTCAAGACCTTCGACGATCTTAGAGATCTTCTCGCGCAAGGCGATTCGGACAGCGTGGTACGCAACGCGCCGCCGGGTAACTGTGCTGGCTGGCAGGACCAGCTCGTATATTGCTGCCCCCTGCTCGAAACAACCCGATCCCGCCCTCATGATCAGTCGCCAGGACCTCACGTCGCCGAGTCGGCAAGACAAGAACGCCGGCAACTCTGGCGACCTCGTGAAACACACCGTATACCTCGCGATGCTCGATCACTTGGCGCGAAACCGACAGAAGGCGCACCTCGTCGAAGCCCACGGCGGCAAGGGCGTCTACGTTTCAACCTCCGCATGATTCAACGCCGCGCCGCCTGGCGGCGACCTCATGCGCGGGCGGAATGAGGTAACCTAGCGCATCCCGCCGCATACATTTGGAGGTGTTCGCATGAGACGCCGATTGGCCCGGCCGCTCGCGGCCCTGGGTGCGTGCCTTGGCCTGTTCGCCGTTCCCGCCGTGGGCGTGCTGTCGCAGGCCGGCGACGTGCTTCAGCAGCTCTCGGTCCGCGAGTCCGAGGCCCAGAACAGCTTCTTCGACGCGATCTGGGACGGGTCCCCCTACGTGCCCGGAGGGCAGAACGTGTTCAAGGCGGCGGCCCCCGCCGCCAGGACGGCCATCGTGCGCGCCCTCGGCGCGACGCTGAAGACCTACACGCAGTCGGCGAGGTTCAAGACGCGATACGCCGAATATCTCGAGGCGAATCGCCCGCGGCCAGGCGGCGACCGCGTCAAGACGATGGCCGAGCAGGACGCCGAGGCCGCCAAGGGCATCAAGGAGATGGAAGACAACATCAAGAAGATGCCCCCGGAGATGCAGCAGCAGATGGCGGAGGTCGTCAAGCAGATGAAGGCGCAGCAGGACGAGCTCAAGAAGAACTCCGAGTACCAGGCGATGATGGAGTCGGCGATCACGCAGCAGCAGGCCGAACAGGAGCGCCAGTACCAGGAACGGCTCGCGACGTACAGCGCCGACCATCCGGCCAATCCCGATGTGCTCATCGCGGCGCGCCTGCGGCAGTTTCTCGCGCTGAGCGCCGACGTGAAATTCGACGCGACGCTCGTGAAGCAGGGATCGGTGATGCGGTTCGAGGACCCCGCGCTCGAGCAGAAGCCGGCCGAGTGGAAGCTGTGCTTCCGCGCCGGACGCGAAGCCACGGAGGCGGCCCGAGCGTTCGCCACCGAGTGGCTGAAGGAGCTGCCCGCCCGGTAACGCGCCGCACCCGAGCGGCCGGGTATAATGACGCCGGCCGCTCGGAACTATCCTTCCGTTCTCCCCTCAACGAAGCCGGACTTATGTAGGCGCAAGGGTCCGGTCAGCCCAAGGAGGCTCTCGTGAATTGGCGTGGCTTCGCGCTGTTCGTCTGCTGCCTGTGCGCGTCGGCGCTCACGGCCTTCGCGCAGACCAAGGACGTCAAGAACTTCACAGACCCCGAACTGCTCTCGCGGATACCAAACTACTATCTCTCGACTCCGCGCGCCGTTGACGAGCGGCAGTTCGACGTCCACGCGTTCAGGGTGCAACCGCGTCCGCCGCTCGAACGCGTGGAAGGGCGCGTCCGCCACTATACGTACACGTTCGACCGGGCCGTGACCACCCGCGTCAGCCCTCTCCAGATCATGCGGAACTACCAGGCCGCCGTGGCGAAACTCGGGGGCAAGACCGTCTACGAGGACACCGCTCGCACGACGATGCGGATCGCCAAGGACGGCAAGGACATCTGGATTGAAGTCGCCCCGGTCAACGCCGGCATGAACTACCACCTGTACATCGTCGAGCGGGAAGCGATGAAGCAGGACGTCGTCGGGAATGCCGAGGCGCTCGGAAGCGGTCTGGCGGCGACCGGGCACGTCGAGGTGCCCGGGATCTTCTTCGACACGGGCAAGGCCGAGCTGAAGCCCGAGTCCGAAGCGGCGCTCGCCGAGGTGGTGAAGCTGCTGCAGGCCAGCGCGGCGCTTCGCGTGTGGGTCGTCGGGCACACCGACAACGTCGGCACGGTCGACGCGAACGTCGCGCTCTCGAGCGCCCGCGCGGCGTCGGTCGTCAAGGCGCTCCAGCGGAAGGGCGTCGATCCGAAGCGGCTCGCGCCGCACGGTGCCGGCCCGTACGCGCCGGTGGCGAGCAACGCCACGGAGGACGGCCGCGCGAAGAACCGGCGCGTGGAGCTGGTCGCGCAGTAAGAGCACGCCGAACTCGGGTCCTGGGGTCGCGGATCACCTGCGAGCCCAGGACCTCGCCCAGTGTTTCCCTGCGTGCGCACCGGTGCGACCGTTGAGGCGTCAGTGGTTCGCCCCGCACGGTGCGGCGTGTGCGGAGCGCCAGCGGCGCGTGTCTCTCCGCCGAGAGGCGCGCTGGTGGCCCGGAGAGTTTGCGCGTGATGTCCCGCAGCATCGTGATAGATGCGCTGGTGATGCCCTGCCGCTCGAGTTCCGCCTGGATCAGGCCGACCGCCTGATGGCAGAACGGTCAAACGGGGACGAGAAGCGCGATATCGACACCATCGGCGACGAGGATTCGCGCCGCGTCTGGCGCGGTGTGCTCGACGAGCCGGCCGGGCGCCGTAATCGACCCCATGAACGAGAGATGCCTTGTGGCCACCTCGCCAATCTCACCCGCTCGGGCGAGCTCACGAAGTCGATCGAGCGGAAACGCGACGTTGCGGTCCTGAACGATGCCGGCGTGGTCGAACGACTGGCTGCGATGAAATTCGCCGAGGCTGCGGACGTCCGTATCGGCAGAGATGATGCGGTAGGAGCAGTCGCCGCCCTTGATACGCTCATCAAAAGGAGTCTGCCCGGCGGGCACGAGGCCGGCAGTCGTGACGAGCGCAACGCGGCACCTGGCAAGAGGCTTCCGCAAGGGCGAGCACGGCACCGGGTGCACGCGTCGCCAGGGATAGACCTTGAGCGTTGTTCGCAGCCAGACAGGGAGCTCGTCGAACGTGCCCATTGGTACTTGGTCTCCGCGATGCGAAGAACGTTACGGCGTCACGTTCGGTGAAACGAACCGCCTTTCCGAAAGACTGAAATGATATGGACGACCTTCGCGAGGGCGACGAATTGGACTGCCGTCACCTGTTGTGGCCGAATCCGGCGCGGCTGGCGCTCGCCCTGAGCGGCGGCGGCGCCAGGGCCGCCTACCAGGTCGGATTCCTCCGCTTCCTGGCCAGCCGGTTTCCCGACTTCTCTCCTGACATTCTCACGGGTGTGAGCGCGGGAGCGATCAACGCCGCCTATCTCGCGGCCCATCCGGGCACCTTCCGTGACCGGCTCGATGCGCTCGCGAACCTGTGGGCCAGCCTCAGTGTCGAGGATGTCTTTCGCGTGGACCTCGTGTGCCTCGCCCTCAATATCGCCCGTTGGGGCACACGCCTGCTGTCAGGCGGCAGTCGGCACGCGCCGCGTGCGCGAAGCCTGGTCGACACGGACCCTCTGCGACAGCTTCTGGCGGGCGCGCTTGGTGCCGAGAACGGCATACTGACAGGTGTCGACCACAACATCGCCGACGGCTCCTTGAAAGCCGTCGCGCTGACGGCGTCCAGCTATGCCACCGGCCAGTCGGTCACGTGGGTGCGAGGCTGCGGGATCGAGTTGTGGGAGCGTTCGGATCGCAAGAGCATCAACGGTCCGGTCACCGTTGAGCACGTCATGGCGTCCGCTGCGCTGCCGCTGGTGTTTCCGGCAGTCCAGATCGCTGGCGCGTGGTACGGGGACGGTGGCGTCGGTCTGACGGCGCCGCTGTCGCCGGCGGTCCACCTCGGCGCGGATCGGATTCTCGCGATTTCGACCCGCGCGTCGCGTGAGGGGCCGAATCCGACAGACATCGAGGAATATCCGCCACCAGCCCAGGTGGCTGGTGTGCTTCTGGATGCCATCTTTCTCGACCTGCTCGACGCTGACGCGCAACGCCTGCAGCGCATCAATCTTCTCGTCGACGCGCTGCCCGAGGGCGGGCGCGCGTCGCTGCGGCACGTGGACCTGCAGGTCCTGCGTCCGTCTCAGGACCTTGGACGTCTCGCCCGCGAGTACGAACCGCGGCTTCCTCCGGCCTTTCGGTTTCTCACACGCGGCCTCGGGACCCGCGAGCTGCGCTCGAGCAGCATGTTGAGCCTGATCATGTTTCAGCCCGACTACCTCAAGCGGCTGCTCGACCTTGGCGAAGCCGACGCACGGGCACGCGCGGGCGAGCTCGGGGCGCTGCTCAAGGCAGCCTGACGTAAACGGGTTCGTTCGGTCGCGAGCGTATCGGGCGCGCGCACCATTGCCGGAGCCTGTGACGGGCGCCTGCAATGCTGCGGGCACCGGCCGTGTCACGGAATGAGGTTCGATCCCCCTGCGCGGCGGCGCATGGAACGCAGAGCGCATATGCTTGCATTGAGAGTCGGCCTGCTCGCACTTCGGCTGGCAGTTGGCCGCCACGGTGCTGACCGCCCACGCCGCGTTCGGCGCCGCGCTGGCGCTCCTTCTGCCGCCGAGGCTCGACGCCGTATCGCCGTGGCCTGTCCGCGCGGTCCATGCCGCCTGAATCCTGGAGCGAACGCATGCGTTTCACGCCGGAGCACGAACGCCTGGCGAACGAGCGAACGGGGGAACAGCCTTGGCGCCGCTTCGGTCCGTACCTGAGCGAACGCCAGTGGGGAACCGTCCGCGAGGACTACAGCCTGTCCGGCACGGCCTGGGAGAGTTTTCCCCATGGCATGGCGCGCAGCCGCGCCTATCGCTGGGGCGAAGACGGGCTCGCGGGATTCAGCGACGATTGCCAGCGGCTGTGTCTCGGCGTGGCGCTCTGGAATACGCGCGATCCGATCCTGAAGGAGCGCCTCTTCGGCCTCACGGGCCCGGAGGGCAACCACGGAGAGGACGTCAAGGAGATCTACTACTACCTCGACGCCGTGCCGTCGCATGCGTACCTGCGGATGCTCTACAAGTACCCGCAGTCCGCTTATCCGTACGAGTCGTTGGTGACGGTCAACCGCCAGCGGGGTCGTGCGACCACGGAATTCGAGTTGATCGACACGGGCGCCTTCGACGAGGATCGGTATTTCGACGTCTTCGTCGAGTATGCGAAGCACGAGCCGGAGGACATTCTGTTGAAGGTCCGCGTGTGTAATCGCGGTCCGGTCGAAGCCCCCCTCGTGGTCATGCCGCAGGCGTGGTTCCGCAACACGTGGTCGTGGGGCCGGTGGCCCGATCGGCCGACTCTCCAGACTCGCGGACGCGACCGGGTCGATCTGTCACACCCGACGCTGGGCTCATTCGTGCTGCACTGCGATGGGCCGGACGTGCTGGCGGTCTGCGACAACGACACGAACCACACGCGGCTCTTTGGCGCCCGGGGCGACGGTGGGTACTACAAGGATGGCCTGAACCAGTATGTCGTGCACGGCGATGAGGGCGCGATCAACCCCGCCGGACAGGGTTCCAAGGTGGGCGTGATCTGGCGCCGTACGATCGCCCCGCACGGCGAGGCCGTGTTCCGAGTGCGCCTCGCGCGGCAGGAGCTGCCGGACCCGTTCTCCGCCTTCGACGAGGTGATCGCCCGCCGCCTCCACGAGGCCGACGCGTTCTACGACACCATTCACCCGCGGCACCTGTCTGAGGCGGAGCGCCAGGTGCAGCGGCAGGCGCTGGCCGGAATGCTCTGGAGCCAGCAGTTTTACTATTTCGACGTGCCGCAGTGGCTGGAGGGCGATCCGGCGCAGCCGCAGCCGCCCGCGTCGCGACGCGAGGGGCGAAACCGGGAATGGCTGCACCTCAACAACGCCGACGTCATTTCGATGCCGGACAAGTGGGAGTATCCCTGGTACGCCGCGTGGGCCGCGTGGGATCTCGCCTTCCAAAGCCTGCCGCTGGCCCTGGTCGATACGGAGTTTGCCAAACAGCAGCTCCTGCTCCTGACCCGCGACTGGTACATGCACCCGAACGGGCAGCTTCCCGCGTATGAGTGGGGCTTCGGCGATGTCAACCCGCCCGTGCACGCCTGGGCCGCGTGGCGCGTCTTCGAGATCGATCGCGCGCGGCGCGGCGATCAGGGCGACCTCGACTTCCTCGAGCGGATACTCCACAAGCTGCTCTTGAACTTCACGTGGTGGGTGAATCGCAAGGACGCGCACGGCCTCAATCTGTTTCAAGGCGGCTTCCTCGGGCTCGACAACATCGGCGTGTTCGACCGCAGCAGCCCGCTGCCCATCGACGGACACATCGAGCAGGCGGATGGAACCGCCTGGATGGCGATGTACGCGCTGAATCTGTTGCGACTGTCGATCGAGCTGGCCAGGCACCGGGCCGCGTACGAGGACATCGCGAGCAAGTTCTTCGAGCATTTCCTGTATATCGCCGGCGCCATGCGCAACGTCGGCGGGCAGGGGATCGACCTCTGGGACGAGACCGACGGCTTCTTCTACGACGTGCTGCACTGCGACAGCCCCGACCGCAGCCGGTGTGAGTCGATCCCCCTGCGCATCAGGTCGCTCGTGGGCCTGGTGCCGCTCTTCGCGGTGGAAACGCTGAGGTCGGACGCCCTCGAACAGCTGCCGGCGTTCTCGGCACGCATGGACTGGTTTCTGCGGCACCGCCCCGATTTGGCGGCCCTGGTCTCGCGATGGCAAACGCCTGGCGCGGGCAGCCAGCACCTGCTGTCGCTCCTGCGAGGCGGCCGGATGAAGCGATTGCTCCGGCGCGTGTTGGATGAGACCGAGTTCCTCTCCAGCTTCGGGGTCCGGGCGCTCTCGAAGTACCACCATGAGCATCCCTATCGACTCGAGATCGGCGGGGCCACTCATCAGCTTCGCTATCAGCCTGGCGAATCGGACAGCGGTCTGTTCGGCGGCAATTCGAACTGGCGCGGCCCAATTTGGATGCCCGTCAACTACCTGCTCATCGACTCGCTGCGCCGGTTCCATGCCTACTACGGCGACGACTTTCTGGTCGAATG
This window encodes:
- a CDS encoding sigma-54-dependent Fis family transcriptional regulator is translated as GELRRVGDTRSKRIDVRVVAATNRSLVDECGRGRFRRDLYFRLAVARTPILPLRERPDDIEALIEYFLLLGQSERSTGKRVLGINRAALALLKSHSWPGNVRELRNVIAYAASMSDGDEITEDAVVSALACKPGVEKTRGDTMAKRTLSALAENQWNRTRTARLLGINRSTLWRRLRKYGVE
- a CDS encoding OmpA family protein is translated as MRNYQAAVAKLGGKTVYEDTARTTMRIAKDGKDIWIEVAPVNAGMNYHLYIVEREAMKQDVVGNAEALGSGLAATGHVEVPGIFFDTGKAELKPESEAALAEVVKLLQASAALRVWVVGHTDNVGTVDANVALSSARAASVVKALQRKGVDPKRLAPHGAGPYAPVASNATEDGRAKNRRVELVAQ
- a CDS encoding patatin-like phospholipase family protein; the protein is MDDLREGDELDCRHLLWPNPARLALALSGGGARAAYQVGFLRFLASRFPDFSPDILTGVSAGAINAAYLAAHPGTFRDRLDALANLWASLSVEDVFRVDLVCLALNIARWGTRLLSGGSRHAPRARSLVDTDPLRQLLAGALGAENGILTGVDHNIADGSLKAVALTASSYATGQSVTWVRGCGIELWERSDRKSINGPVTVEHVMASAALPLVFPAVQIAGAWYGDGGVGLTAPLSPAVHLGADRILAISTRASREGPNPTDIEEYPPPAQVAGVLLDAIFLDLLDADAQRLQRINLLVDALPEGGRASLRHVDLQVLRPSQDLGRLAREYEPRLPPAFRFLTRGLGTRELRSSSMLSLIMFQPDYLKRLLDLGEADARARAGELGALLKAA
- a CDS encoding glucosidase; the encoded protein is MRFTPEHERLANERTGEQPWRRFGPYLSERQWGTVREDYSLSGTAWESFPHGMARSRAYRWGEDGLAGFSDDCQRLCLGVALWNTRDPILKERLFGLTGPEGNHGEDVKEIYYYLDAVPSHAYLRMLYKYPQSAYPYESLVTVNRQRGRATTEFELIDTGAFDEDRYFDVFVEYAKHEPEDILLKVRVCNRGPVEAPLVVMPQAWFRNTWSWGRWPDRPTLQTRGRDRVDLSHPTLGSFVLHCDGPDVLAVCDNDTNHTRLFGARGDGGYYKDGLNQYVVHGDEGAINPAGQGSKVGVIWRRTIAPHGEAVFRVRLARQELPDPFSAFDEVIARRLHEADAFYDTIHPRHLSEAERQVQRQALAGMLWSQQFYYFDVPQWLEGDPAQPQPPASRREGRNREWLHLNNADVISMPDKWEYPWYAAWAAWDLAFQSLPLALVDTEFAKQQLLLLTRDWYMHPNGQLPAYEWGFGDVNPPVHAWAAWRVFEIDRARRGDQGDLDFLERILHKLLLNFTWWVNRKDAHGLNLFQGGFLGLDNIGVFDRSSPLPIDGHIEQADGTAWMAMYALNLLRLSIELARHRAAYEDIASKFFEHFLYIAGAMRNVGGQGIDLWDETDGFFYDVLHCDSPDRSRCESIPLRIRSLVGLVPLFAVETLRSDALEQLPAFSARMDWFLRHRPDLAALVSRWQTPGAGSQHLLSLLRGGRMKRLLRRVLDETEFLSSFGVRALSKYHHEHPYRLEIGGATHQLRYQPGESDSGLFGGNSNWRGPIWMPVNYLLIDSLRRFHAYYGDDFLVECPTGSGTFLNLRQIADELSARLARLFVPGADGRRPCLGAHEKFQHDPHFRDHLLFHEYFHGDDGRGFGASHQTGWTGLIASVLAESPPASNPATGGGSA